The following coding sequences lie in one Nitrospirota bacterium genomic window:
- a CDS encoding glycine zipper domain-containing protein, which translates to MMFITTMFPCRALVSLLLSLLMLATTACDTLDALTESTKEKMLENKEALIGSLAGGTAGATIGGLAGKKKGAIIGGTVGLVSGGLIGNYYAKRERDRTQTTASVGYRPEQGNILTISDALASPSVVKQGDSVKINAKYTILRPDESKATIKETREIRYNGTVVDTQKAEIQLEQGVQNITWEYPISREAKSGNYQVLTTVAIDDKNAAATATFSIK; encoded by the coding sequence ATGATGTTCATCACGACCATGTTTCCTTGCCGAGCTCTTGTGTCCCTCCTCCTCAGCCTGCTGATGCTCGCGACCACGGCATGCGACACCCTGGACGCACTCACAGAAAGCACAAAAGAGAAGATGCTTGAGAACAAGGAAGCGCTGATCGGCAGCCTCGCCGGCGGCACAGCAGGCGCGACGATTGGTGGCCTGGCCGGGAAGAAAAAAGGAGCCATCATCGGGGGGACGGTCGGCCTCGTATCCGGTGGGTTGATTGGAAACTACTACGCCAAACGAGAGCGCGATCGGACTCAAACGACGGCCTCCGTTGGGTATCGCCCCGAACAAGGCAACATTCTGACGATCAGCGACGCACTGGCATCGCCTTCTGTTGTCAAACAGGGGGACTCCGTAAAGATCAATGCCAAGTACACCATCCTCAGACCAGACGAAAGCAAGGCGACCATCAAGGAAACACGTGAGATCCGTTACAACGGAACAGTTGTGGACACACAAAAAGCTGAAATTCAGCTGGAGCAGGGCGTGCAGAACATTACCTGGGAATATCCCATCTCCCGTGAAGCCAAATCCGGCAACTACCAAGTCTTAACCACCGTCGCCATTGATGACAAAAACGCTGCAGCCACAGCCACGTTTTCGATTAAATAA
- a CDS encoding PIG-L deacetylase family protein, with the protein MATERRVPMRILAIGAHPDDIEAGCGGTLLKYAQKGHRIFLLVMTAGDKGGSSSIRKREQARSAKQLGVEKIFWGGYKDTAVPMGLDVIQKIEQVVEDVQPHFIFSHYHDDTHQDHRHLAMSTITATRYTKNVLFYEGPTTQNFSPTVFVDIDQVVEEKVKSIEAHGSQVKKTNIEGLSIVDVIRAGAHFRGIQGRVKNAEGFVPLRLFINIGV; encoded by the coding sequence ATGGCAACTGAGCGTAGAGTGCCGATGCGGATTCTGGCCATTGGCGCGCATCCGGACGATATCGAGGCTGGGTGCGGGGGGACGTTGCTCAAGTATGCGCAAAAGGGACATCGTATCTTTCTCCTCGTGATGACCGCCGGCGACAAGGGTGGATCAAGCAGCATACGCAAACGCGAGCAGGCACGATCGGCGAAACAATTGGGCGTCGAAAAGATTTTTTGGGGCGGATACAAGGACACGGCAGTGCCGATGGGGCTGGACGTGATTCAGAAGATCGAGCAGGTGGTGGAGGACGTGCAGCCGCATTTTATTTTCTCGCATTATCACGACGATACCCATCAGGACCATCGGCATCTGGCGATGAGTACGATCACCGCGACCCGCTATACCAAGAACGTGCTGTTCTACGAAGGGCCGACCACCCAGAATTTCTCTCCGACCGTCTTTGTCGATATCGATCAGGTGGTCGAGGAAAAGGTGAAATCGATCGAGGCTCATGGCTCGCAGGTGAAAAAGACCAACATCGAAGGCCTGAGTATCGTGGATGTGATTCGAGCCGGGGCGCATTTCCGTGGCATTCAGGGTCGGGTGAAAAACGCAGAAGGCTTTGTTCCGCTGCGATTGTTTATTAATATCGGCGTATGA
- a CDS encoding caspase family protein, translating to MTQWLPASVWLCLLLQTGAVVQSIPSGWAASPTQPGPPPSSPPLLRIEAGRHTSSILRISTDEQNRYLATVSLDKTVRIWGLPKLELQSVLRPPIGNGIKGTLYAVAISPNGLTIACGGVEGEVLIFDRETGRLTNRLQGFPNIINHLAYSRDGRWLVIALGGQQGIRLYDTKTYTQVDQDSAYAAASHYAEFSHDGRLITVSDDGHLRLYELGATSTSPLMLIGKRKLAGDRPRSASFSPDGNTLAVGFVDHPRVDLVSGKDLTALTSLPTSKVDEDQYFISVAWSGDGQSLYAAGSYQERGKTGHARGTTFIRRWAIGANRTFQDYPVAEGSIEQLLSLKNGDVIFASHDPALGAIDSSGIRTQYLGRPIPDFRGMGEDFMISEDAAIVKFAYNRGKSFTLFSLPARSFTQDPPPGLVLHGPDRGEPTFTMFGLLGDDKKDLRITDWHDSPTPRLNGRPLPLQPGELSRSLAIAPDQDSFLLGTESKLRLFARDGTPRWHISVPGIAWNVTISKNGRLAVAALGDGTVRWFRLQDGQELLALYPHTDRKRWIVWTPKGYFDAETDAEALIGWHLNRGSNREAEFYDASHFFEQFYHPELVARVLRTTEADTAALQYFGQQERVNLAVGFTSPPTASITAPTLNAQLNQEEIDVTVTAEDQGGGIGEIRLYHNDKLVGTDTRGVAVTADTAVRKQRTLPFHIRLVQGENSLRAVAISTARIEGKSVELRMTFHGPQKQAVLHLIAVGINQYQNSALNLNFAQPDAAGILKFFSASSSSLFRTVKITELFNNGATKTELLTKLQSLKGTAPEDVVIVYLAGHGESVGADWYFLPHEVVYPERPEEIRLKGISSQEIKDLVMQIGAKKVLLLMDACKSGFALQAFSARGVDERQALAQLARANGVHIVAASTKDQFASEVQELGHGVFTYTLLEGLQGQADGSPKDGIVTVRELLAFVEARLPELSLKFKTERQYPVAESRGMDFPIAAIK from the coding sequence GTGACGCAGTGGCTCCCGGCCTCAGTTTGGTTATGCCTGCTACTGCAGACTGGTGCAGTCGTTCAATCTATACCGAGCGGGTGGGCCGCCTCACCGACTCAACCGGGGCCACCGCCTTCTTCACCTCCCCTCCTCCGTATCGAAGCCGGTCGGCACACCAGCAGCATTCTGCGAATCAGCACTGACGAACAAAACCGCTACTTAGCGACTGTCTCCCTCGACAAGACGGTACGCATCTGGGGGCTGCCAAAACTTGAACTTCAATCCGTCCTCCGTCCACCGATCGGCAATGGAATAAAAGGCACCTTGTATGCCGTTGCCATATCCCCCAATGGGCTCACCATTGCTTGTGGAGGTGTGGAGGGAGAAGTTCTGATATTTGATCGGGAAACAGGGCGTCTGACCAATCGATTGCAGGGCTTTCCCAACATCATTAACCATCTAGCCTACTCACGGGACGGTCGGTGGCTCGTGATCGCGCTAGGAGGCCAACAGGGTATCCGGCTCTACGACACCAAGACCTACACCCAGGTCGATCAGGACTCCGCCTATGCGGCGGCGAGCCATTATGCAGAGTTCAGCCATGACGGACGATTGATCACCGTATCGGATGATGGCCATCTTCGTCTCTACGAGTTAGGCGCAACCAGCACGTCACCGCTCATGCTCATCGGCAAACGAAAGCTAGCCGGCGACCGCCCTCGTTCTGCCAGCTTCTCCCCTGACGGCAACACATTGGCGGTGGGGTTTGTAGACCATCCACGAGTGGATCTGGTATCGGGGAAGGACCTCACCGCGCTGACCTCCCTACCCACGTCCAAAGTGGACGAAGATCAGTATTTCATATCCGTCGCATGGTCCGGCGATGGGCAAAGTCTCTATGCGGCAGGGAGTTATCAAGAACGTGGCAAGACCGGGCACGCACGCGGCACGACCTTCATCCGCCGGTGGGCGATCGGTGCAAACAGAACGTTCCAAGACTATCCCGTGGCAGAAGGCTCCATTGAGCAATTACTTTCCCTGAAAAATGGGGATGTGATCTTCGCCTCGCACGATCCTGCGTTGGGTGCCATCGACAGCTCCGGCATTCGCACTCAATATCTCGGCCGTCCTATTCCGGACTTTCGCGGCATGGGTGAAGATTTCATGATCTCGGAAGATGCCGCAATCGTGAAGTTTGCCTACAACCGCGGCAAATCGTTTACCCTGTTTTCGCTCCCTGCCAGATCCTTCACGCAAGATCCCCCTCCAGGCCTTGTATTGCATGGTCCAGACCGGGGAGAGCCCACCTTCACGATGTTCGGTCTGCTCGGAGACGACAAGAAAGATCTCCGGATCACAGACTGGCATGACTCACCGACGCCTCGACTAAACGGCCGACCGCTCCCCCTCCAGCCAGGGGAACTCTCTCGCAGTCTTGCCATCGCACCGGACCAGGACAGCTTTCTGCTCGGCACGGAATCCAAGCTACGGCTCTTCGCACGTGACGGGACCCCACGGTGGCACATTTCCGTTCCCGGCATTGCCTGGAACGTGACCATTTCAAAAAACGGCCGCCTGGCGGTCGCCGCACTAGGAGACGGCACGGTCCGATGGTTTCGCCTCCAGGATGGTCAGGAATTACTGGCGCTCTACCCCCATACAGATCGGAAACGTTGGATCGTCTGGACCCCCAAGGGCTACTTCGACGCCGAGACAGATGCGGAAGCACTCATCGGGTGGCATCTGAATCGCGGCAGCAACCGCGAAGCCGAGTTCTACGACGCCTCGCACTTCTTTGAGCAGTTCTACCACCCGGAACTCGTGGCACGAGTGCTCCGCACGACAGAAGCCGATACGGCCGCGCTCCAATATTTCGGCCAACAGGAACGAGTCAACTTGGCCGTCGGATTTACCTCTCCGCCGACGGCCTCCATCACGGCTCCTACGCTGAATGCCCAGTTGAACCAAGAAGAGATCGACGTGACCGTGACCGCTGAGGATCAAGGAGGAGGGATCGGCGAGATACGCCTCTACCACAACGACAAGCTCGTCGGAACCGATACTCGCGGGGTCGCCGTGACGGCGGATACCGCTGTACGGAAGCAACGAACCCTCCCGTTTCATATCCGCCTCGTTCAGGGAGAGAACAGCCTGAGAGCCGTGGCCATCAGCACGGCCAGGATCGAAGGGAAATCGGTCGAGCTGCGAATGACCTTTCACGGGCCGCAGAAACAAGCCGTCCTGCATCTCATTGCGGTCGGTATCAATCAGTATCAGAACTCTGCGTTGAATCTCAATTTCGCCCAACCTGATGCCGCGGGCATTCTGAAGTTTTTCTCTGCATCATCATCCAGTCTGTTTCGAACCGTCAAAATCACCGAGCTATTCAACAACGGTGCAACCAAGACCGAGTTACTCACGAAGCTCCAGAGCTTGAAAGGCACGGCTCCGGAAGACGTCGTCATCGTATATCTTGCCGGGCACGGTGAAAGTGTTGGAGCAGACTGGTACTTCCTTCCACACGAGGTCGTCTATCCGGAACGGCCGGAAGAAATACGGCTGAAGGGTATCTCGTCACAAGAGATTAAAGATCTGGTGATGCAGATCGGAGCCAAGAAGGTGCTCTTGCTCATGGATGCCTGCAAATCGGGATTTGCCCTGCAAGCGTTTTCAGCCAGAGGCGTGGACGAACGCCAGGCCCTGGCTCAGTTGGCGCGGGCCAATGGGGTCCATATCGTGGCCGCATCCACAAAAGATCAATTTGCCAGCGAAGTTCAAGAACTCGGACATGGCGTATTCACCTATACCCTGCTCGAAGGGCTCCAAGGACAAGCCGACGGAAGCCCGAAAGATGGCATCGTCACGGTGCGAGAACTCCTCGCCTTTGTGGAAGCCCGCCTGCCTGAACTCAGCCTGAAATTCAAAACCGAACGGCAATATCCGGTCGCCGAATCTCGTGGCATGGATTTCCCCATCGCAGCGATCAAATAG
- the mtnA gene encoding S-methyl-5-thioribose-1-phosphate isomerase yields the protein MVPTVEWKDGAVRLLDQSRLPEFVEFLDCRDYQTVADAIRTLKVRGAPAIGVTAAMGVALGAQTVPASDYETFAKEVLVICDHLAATRPTAVNLFWAIERMKRLLASVGTQPIVSIKATLLKEAQVILDEDIALCKAMGQHGATLISSGQTVLTHCNAGALATAGYGTALGVIRAAWEQGKKIQVIADETRPVLQGARLTAWELMQDKIPVTLITDNMAGSLMRQGKIHLCVVGADRIAANGDVANKIGTYSVAVLAKAHGIPFYVAAPYSTIDLKTKTGDDIPIEQRNPLEVTTIHGSHPIAPQGVAVYNPAFDVTPAELITGIITERGVFKPADLAAQFQ from the coding sequence ATGGTTCCTACCGTTGAATGGAAAGATGGCGCAGTCAGGCTGCTCGATCAGAGCCGGTTGCCAGAGTTCGTCGAGTTTCTGGACTGCCGGGACTATCAGACCGTTGCCGATGCCATTCGTACATTGAAAGTCAGAGGCGCTCCGGCGATCGGGGTGACTGCGGCGATGGGAGTCGCCCTCGGTGCCCAGACCGTCCCCGCATCCGACTATGAGACCTTCGCCAAGGAGGTGCTCGTCATCTGCGATCATCTGGCGGCGACCAGGCCGACGGCAGTCAATCTGTTTTGGGCCATCGAACGGATGAAGCGCCTGCTCGCCTCGGTAGGTACGCAGCCCATTGTATCCATCAAAGCGACCTTGCTGAAAGAAGCGCAAGTCATTCTCGATGAAGATATCGCGCTCTGTAAAGCCATGGGGCAGCATGGCGCGACCCTCATCTCGAGCGGCCAAACGGTCCTGACCCATTGCAATGCCGGTGCGCTGGCCACAGCCGGCTATGGTACGGCATTGGGTGTCATTCGCGCAGCCTGGGAGCAGGGGAAGAAGATTCAGGTTATTGCAGACGAAACCAGGCCGGTGCTGCAAGGCGCGCGGCTGACGGCCTGGGAGCTGATGCAGGACAAGATTCCTGTGACGCTCATCACCGACAACATGGCTGGTTCACTCATGCGCCAAGGGAAGATTCATCTCTGCGTCGTCGGCGCCGATCGCATTGCCGCGAACGGGGATGTGGCCAACAAGATCGGGACCTATTCAGTCGCGGTGCTAGCGAAGGCCCACGGGATTCCCTTTTACGTCGCCGCGCCCTATTCCACGATCGATCTGAAGACCAAAACCGGCGACGACATTCCCATCGAACAACGCAATCCCCTCGAAGTCACCACCATCCATGGCAGTCACCCTATCGCGCCCCAAGGGGTCGCAGTCTACAATCCAGCCTTCGACGTCACGCCCGCGGAGCTGATCACCGGCATCATCACCGAGCGCGGTGTCTTCAAGCCGGCCGACCTGGCCGCACAATTTCAGTAA
- a CDS encoding DegT/DnrJ/EryC1/StrS family aminotransferase: MTTVATIIPHSRPAIDEEDLRATAEVLRSGQIAQGPWVERFERDMASFVGVRGGVAVSSGTAALELALRALDVGAGDEVIMPSYVCQAPWLATQRVGAQARLVDIDLDTFNIDPLAACQAVTKKTRAIIVPHLFGLPADLTALEQIGIPLIEDCAQTLGGTEQGRPVGTVGRLTVCSFYATKLLCAGEGGMVLSNVKGDLERVRSLREYDGAPTLNPSSFNVKLTDMQAALGLSQLGRFSAFHERRQILAATYRIALSSKAAVCPTAPPGRTHGYYRYVVRLPHLRTNPDGLMCLISTLEQQGIQCRKPVFRPLHRYLDQFGFPNSDEADRTALSIPLYPDLTDDETRQILQSLDEVLS, from the coding sequence ATGACCACTGTGGCGACTATCATTCCCCATTCACGGCCTGCCATCGACGAAGAAGACCTGCGCGCAACGGCTGAGGTGCTGCGTTCAGGGCAGATTGCCCAAGGGCCTTGGGTCGAGCGATTCGAGCGCGACATGGCATCGTTCGTAGGGGTGCGGGGTGGGGTGGCGGTCAGTTCCGGGACTGCGGCGCTTGAGTTGGCGCTGCGGGCGCTTGATGTCGGAGCCGGCGACGAAGTCATCATGCCGAGTTATGTTTGCCAGGCGCCATGGCTTGCGACGCAACGGGTTGGGGCCCAGGCCCGGCTCGTCGATATCGATCTGGATACGTTCAATATCGATCCGCTCGCCGCCTGCCAGGCGGTGACCAAGAAGACTCGCGCGATCATCGTTCCGCATCTGTTCGGCCTGCCGGCCGATCTGACCGCACTTGAGCAGATCGGGATTCCGTTGATTGAAGATTGTGCGCAGACGCTGGGGGGCACGGAACAGGGTCGGCCTGTCGGGACTGTCGGGCGGCTGACGGTCTGCTCCTTCTACGCAACGAAGCTGCTGTGCGCCGGAGAAGGTGGGATGGTGCTGTCGAATGTGAAGGGGGATCTCGAACGAGTCCGGTCGCTGCGCGAATATGACGGCGCACCGACATTGAACCCCTCCTCTTTTAATGTGAAACTGACCGACATGCAAGCTGCGCTTGGGCTGTCCCAGTTGGGACGGTTCTCGGCCTTTCATGAACGGCGCCAAATCCTCGCGGCAACCTATCGTATTGCACTCTCCTCCAAGGCTGCCGTCTGTCCGACTGCGCCTCCTGGCAGGACACACGGATATTATCGCTATGTGGTCAGACTTCCGCATCTCCGGACCAATCCCGATGGCCTCATGTGCCTGATCAGCACATTGGAGCAGCAGGGGATTCAATGCCGTAAGCCGGTCTTTCGACCGCTCCACCGCTATCTGGATCAGTTCGGTTTTCCCAACAGCGACGAAGCAGATCGAACGGCCTTGTCGATTCCACTCTATCCCGATCTCACAGACGACGAGACCAGGCAGATTTTACAATCGTTGGACGAGGTTCTTTCGTGA
- a CDS encoding WbqC family protein yields MAESSLMRVTIHQPQFLPWLGYLDKIDQADLFIALDTVQFKKNEWQNRNRIRTADGCQWITVPVIHRFGQLVKDVRINQTVNWRAQHLRALEIHYAKAPFRDRYLPELRSLYEAPWERLHDVNLAVIRWLLEAFGITTPVRCASEWEACEEPTDRLIDLCRAVGASGYLSGPGGDVYLDVPRFESSGLTLEMQRFQHPMYRQVYEPFMPAMSAIDLLCCCGPEALTRLREARVGQNVNAVTKL; encoded by the coding sequence ATGGCTGAAAGCTCGCTCATGCGCGTCACCATTCATCAACCGCAGTTCCTGCCCTGGCTGGGGTATCTGGACAAGATCGATCAGGCGGACCTATTTATCGCGTTAGACACGGTGCAGTTCAAAAAGAATGAATGGCAGAATCGTAATCGGATCAGAACGGCGGACGGTTGCCAATGGATTACGGTGCCGGTGATCCATCGCTTCGGTCAATTGGTGAAGGATGTGCGAATCAATCAGACGGTGAACTGGCGGGCTCAACATCTGCGGGCGCTCGAGATCCATTATGCGAAGGCTCCGTTTCGTGACCGCTATCTGCCGGAGTTGCGCAGCCTCTATGAGGCCCCATGGGAACGGTTGCATGACGTGAATCTCGCGGTCATCCGCTGGTTGCTTGAGGCCTTCGGGATTACGACGCCCGTTCGGTGCGCGTCGGAGTGGGAGGCGTGCGAAGAGCCCACCGATCGATTGATCGATCTGTGCCGCGCCGTTGGCGCATCGGGCTATCTGTCGGGCCCCGGCGGGGATGTGTATCTGGACGTGCCTCGGTTTGAATCGTCCGGGCTGACGTTAGAAATGCAACGGTTCCAGCATCCGATGTATCGGCAAGTCTACGAACCGTTTATGCCGGCGATGTCGGCGATCGATCTATTGTGTTGTTGCGGGCCGGAGGCGCTGACGCGATTGCGTGAAGCGCGGGTGGGGCAGAATGTAAATGCGGTGACAAAGCTGTAA
- a CDS encoding glycosyltransferase, which yields MNVVLFSEVTIERVIGGAERVLRQQSLGLAKLGHHVRVIVRAPCESAEATCSIGNVIERRYPVTRTSEPAFVWSSVQNSLRAFDVMGQTGPIDVGVIHQSLAGLGPILSRYRTVGRWVYVCHSLAHEEYLTRAERAPSTLERVRRKLSARARRWIERMVMRRCHHVVVLSEFMKRQVMAAHGIASKDITVVPGAADLAMFYPAEDRGEVRRELKISESRRVLFTVRNLVPRMGLEHLIEAITFLGEERRNLLLLIGGEGPLRQRLEELIRSKGLQDFVQLIGFVPEEQLAKYYQASDLVVMPTLQLEGFGLVTVEALACGTPVMGTPVGAIPEVLRTVDPLLVTEGTDGGSLAKTLRLWLTRFREQPGERQRLSNKGREVVERRFNWDAHTAHLDRLFAVGSKDGQMTGARKVIHVITRLDYGGSAQNTMLTALGHDPAQFEPLVVAGYPGSWDAQGGQAATEENCRRLDRAGVRWLLLPSLTRAVHPLKDLQTLWQLIGLFRREQPALVHTHTSKAGVLGRMAAWLARVPVIVHTPHGHVFYGHFGPFRSWLFLQIERGLSVITDRLIALTDAERQDHLDRTVGRADRFVVVPSGIDREKFGRARAQGKQQPDWFGCPADALVVGSVGWLTDIKGHEHLIEAVALLKQNVPSLHLVIVGSGDRREALLQQAESIGLRDAVHLLGHRDDVDICLAGMDLFVLPSLNEGMGRALIEAMASGLPVIASRVGGIPAVIDHERTGLLVSPGDAGALAEALRRLLDRPEWARQLGVAASRSVDSRYGSLSMVHAIESIFAEALTIHG from the coding sequence ATGAACGTCGTTCTGTTCTCAGAGGTCACGATCGAGCGGGTAATCGGCGGCGCCGAGCGAGTCCTTCGGCAGCAGTCGTTGGGCCTTGCCAAGCTGGGCCATCACGTGCGCGTCATCGTGCGGGCTCCCTGCGAGTCCGCCGAGGCGACATGCTCGATCGGCAACGTGATTGAACGGCGCTATCCCGTGACCAGAACCAGCGAGCCGGCCTTTGTTTGGTCTTCGGTACAGAACTCCCTGCGCGCCTTCGATGTGATGGGACAGACCGGTCCTATCGATGTCGGGGTCATCCATCAATCATTGGCTGGTCTCGGTCCGATCTTGTCTCGCTATCGCACGGTCGGTCGCTGGGTCTACGTCTGTCATTCGCTGGCGCATGAGGAATATCTCACGAGGGCGGAGCGGGCACCTTCGACATTGGAGCGGGTCAGGCGGAAGCTGAGCGCGCGCGCCAGACGGTGGATTGAACGCATGGTGATGCGCCGCTGTCATCATGTGGTGGTCTTGAGCGAATTCATGAAACGGCAAGTCATGGCTGCTCATGGCATTGCATCGAAGGACATTACGGTGGTCCCTGGTGCAGCCGATCTTGCCATGTTCTATCCGGCCGAGGATCGGGGCGAGGTCAGGCGAGAGCTGAAAATTTCCGAGAGCCGCAGGGTGTTGTTCACGGTGCGGAATCTGGTCCCTCGCATGGGGTTGGAACACCTGATTGAAGCCATAACGTTTCTCGGGGAGGAGCGGAGGAATCTTCTCCTCCTGATCGGCGGGGAAGGCCCGCTCCGCCAGCGATTGGAGGAGCTGATTCGCAGCAAGGGACTACAAGACTTCGTGCAATTGATCGGGTTCGTGCCGGAGGAACAGTTGGCGAAGTATTACCAGGCCTCCGACTTGGTCGTGATGCCGACGCTGCAGCTCGAAGGGTTCGGTCTGGTCACGGTTGAAGCGCTGGCCTGCGGCACCCCGGTGATGGGGACGCCAGTTGGCGCGATTCCAGAAGTATTGAGAACGGTCGATCCGCTGCTGGTGACGGAAGGGACAGACGGAGGGTCTCTCGCAAAGACCTTACGATTATGGCTGACGCGCTTCCGTGAGCAGCCTGGTGAGCGGCAGCGTCTTTCGAACAAAGGCCGGGAGGTCGTGGAGCGGCGTTTCAACTGGGACGCCCATACGGCTCATTTGGATCGTCTCTTTGCCGTTGGTTCGAAAGACGGACAGATGACCGGGGCGAGGAAGGTGATCCATGTGATCACGCGCCTCGACTATGGTGGGTCGGCGCAGAACACGATGTTGACGGCCCTCGGTCATGATCCTGCGCAGTTCGAACCGCTAGTGGTGGCTGGCTATCCGGGATCGTGGGATGCGCAAGGTGGACAGGCTGCGACGGAGGAGAATTGCCGGCGGCTCGATCGGGCCGGAGTTCGTTGGCTGCTGCTGCCTTCCCTGACGCGAGCCGTTCATCCGTTAAAAGATCTTCAGACCTTGTGGCAATTGATTGGCCTCTTCCGGCGAGAGCAGCCGGCATTGGTTCATACCCATACGTCGAAGGCCGGCGTATTGGGACGGATGGCAGCCTGGTTGGCGAGGGTGCCCGTCATCGTCCATACGCCGCATGGCCATGTGTTCTACGGCCATTTCGGTCCCTTCCGGTCATGGCTGTTTCTTCAGATCGAACGAGGGTTGAGCGTGATCACAGACCGTCTGATCGCATTGACTGACGCGGAGCGGCAGGACCACCTCGATCGTACCGTCGGCAGGGCAGACCGATTTGTTGTTGTGCCGAGCGGGATCGATCGTGAGAAGTTCGGACGAGCGAGGGCCCAAGGGAAACAACAGCCGGACTGGTTCGGTTGCCCCGCAGATGCGCTGGTCGTCGGATCGGTCGGGTGGCTCACCGATATTAAGGGCCATGAACATCTGATCGAAGCTGTTGCCCTGTTGAAGCAGAATGTTCCCTCTCTCCATCTCGTGATCGTCGGGAGTGGGGATCGGCGGGAAGCATTGTTACAGCAAGCGGAATCGATCGGTCTCCGCGATGCCGTGCATCTCCTCGGTCATAGGGACGATGTCGATATCTGCCTCGCGGGGATGGACCTGTTTGTGTTGCCTTCACTCAATGAAGGGATGGGGCGTGCGCTGATTGAAGCCATGGCATCTGGACTTCCGGTGATTGCTTCCCGCGTCGGCGGTATTCCGGCCGTGATCGATCACGAACGAACCGGCCTGCTAGTCTCGCCCGGCGATGCCGGTGCATTGGCAGAGGCGTTACGCCGGTTGCTCGATCGACCGGAGTGGGCCAGGCAGTTGGGCGTCGCAGCGAGCCGCAGCGTGGATAGCCGATATGGATCGCTCTCTATGGTCCATGCCATCGAATCCATCTTTGCCGAAGCGCTCACGATACATGGGTAA
- a CDS encoding MraY family glycosyltransferase, producing the protein MKAIGVEASPFAVRSSWRWLTPAVLGALLGIVALAIPTVRQLFVFEGLRWLYILLFAFLGAGALTPLMVHLSHQWGLVDQPSDRKIHVYPTPRLGGVAVYLGFLGSVLLNSILPDWMIATLVAGSLLLIVGVVDDVWELPASSKLVAQVIAAGIVISTGKVLTLFPVGPIGDLANVLLTLLWIVGITNAFNFFDGMDGLATGLAILIAGFMGAVAFETNQPGVGWLAIAIIGAGVGFLPYNFRGRKPAVIFLGDGGATFLGFTLACLAVKGNWADHSPIVSFSNPLLIFGVLIYDMIHITVERVVTGKVHSIKEWLDYVGKDHLHHRLERALGSRQASVAMICLMTICLGLAALALRHAGTAEAVLLLIQACLIVVMITILEWSGRQRY; encoded by the coding sequence GTGAAAGCCATCGGCGTTGAGGCGTCGCCGTTCGCAGTCCGTAGTAGTTGGCGTTGGCTGACGCCTGCTGTGCTGGGGGCCTTGCTGGGCATCGTGGCCTTGGCCATTCCAACAGTACGTCAGCTCTTCGTCTTCGAAGGGCTTCGGTGGCTCTATATCCTGCTCTTTGCGTTTCTCGGCGCCGGGGCGTTGACGCCGCTCATGGTGCATCTCAGTCATCAGTGGGGGCTGGTCGATCAGCCTTCCGACCGGAAGATCCATGTGTACCCGACTCCCAGACTCGGTGGAGTGGCCGTCTATCTGGGCTTTCTGGGTTCGGTGCTGCTGAATTCGATTTTGCCGGACTGGATGATCGCGACGTTGGTCGCCGGATCGTTGTTATTGATCGTGGGTGTGGTCGACGACGTCTGGGAATTACCTGCCTCGTCAAAATTGGTCGCCCAGGTGATCGCTGCAGGAATCGTCATCTCGACGGGGAAGGTTCTGACCCTGTTTCCGGTCGGTCCTATCGGGGATCTGGCGAACGTGCTGCTCACGTTGCTCTGGATCGTCGGGATCACGAACGCCTTCAATTTTTTCGACGGCATGGATGGTTTGGCTACGGGGCTGGCAATTCTCATTGCCGGATTCATGGGGGCGGTGGCATTTGAGACGAACCAGCCGGGAGTGGGCTGGCTGGCCATCGCCATCATCGGAGCCGGGGTCGGGTTTCTGCCCTATAATTTTCGGGGGCGTAAGCCTGCCGTGATTTTCCTGGGAGACGGAGGGGCAACCTTCCTCGGGTTCACGTTGGCCTGTTTGGCCGTCAAGGGGAATTGGGCGGATCATAGTCCCATCGTCTCATTCAGCAATCCGCTCCTCATCTTCGGCGTGCTGATCTACGACATGATCCACATCACCGTGGAGCGGGTGGTGACGGGGAAAGTGCATTCCATCAAAGAATGGCTGGACTACGTGGGGAAAGACCATCTCCACCATCGTCTGGAACGTGCGTTAGGGTCTCGCCAGGCAAGTGTCGCGATGATCTGTCTCATGACGATTTGCCTCGGGCTGGCGGCGTTGGCGCTCCGTCACGCCGGAACGGCTGAGGCGGTGCTGCTCCTCATCCAAGCCTGCTTAATTGTGGTTATGATCACGATTCTCGAATGGAGCGGACGCCAGAGATATTAG